The genomic DNA GCCTAGGAAGCATGGCCACTTATCCATTTAACAAACAATGCACACTGGTAAAAACTATAGCAACAAATAATAATTACAATGACATGTACTATAAGTCTATAATTACTAACCGAAGCATTGTGAGGTTTGGCTGGATGACACTTGCTTGAGCTTGCTTCCCTGTTACATGACTGCGACTCTGTTATTCCCTTGATTGGTGCACTCAACATCTCTCCGTCGTCCTCCTCCATGTACTTCGACGTAACCAGAAAATAATGATATGGAATCAGTGGCGTCGGACACAAGGAACCTGCTCCTTTGAGACATGACAACAATTCAAAAGAGATGGGAATGGCATGGTGCTACCTCAAATTCCAAAACATTGACAATCTGCAAATCTGATCCAGGcaccacctccttcccctcacCCTCGACCATCTTCCCAGAAGAGTccagcgcctccgcctcccaatCCTCACCTTCTTCGTCCACCTTATCCTCTTGCGTGTCCTCCTCGCCCTCTTCTTCTTcgctcacctcctcctccttcaccTTTAAGCCAGACGAGTTAATTACAAACATCACAAGAAAAAACAGGGGTTGGGAATAGCTGCGTCGGAGGCATGGAAAAGGGGCATAACACCAATTCACAAGAGATGGGAATACCACAAGTACATCTGAATCAACGACGTTCACGATCTGCAGATCAGAACCATGCCCCGCCTCTTGCTCTCCCTCCAcgttctcctcctcttccgtACCAACAGTGTCCTCCCCTGAATGCCCTGACGCGAGAATGGACTCACCTTGATCCTCCCCAGCGTCGCTTTTGTCTACGGCCGGGTCGTCCCCCAAATGGACAGTTAAGTTCCCCATCTTCAACACGGCTGTGCCGTCATTCACCACATGAACGTGGCGGAGGAAGAGGCGGTAGCTCTCGTCGATGCCAAGCAGGGAGTCGTACCACGCGGGttccagcgccggcgccgccgggtcCTCTTCCATGGGAACCGCGCCGCTCCGGGCCTCCACGCGGGGGCTCGGCTCTGGGGCCTTGCGCTTGCCGCCTGAAGAGAGAGGGGAAGCGGCGCCGTACGGGGCCGCGTGCGGGGAATTGCGCGCGACCAAGGAGTCCCCCTCCGACGGGGAAGGGGCCCCTTGGCCCCCGTACTCAGAGCCGGTGACGGGGTCCCCGACATTGCTGCCGGGGAGGGGTTGCTCGTACCTGATCACCTCGGGAGGGGAGGCGCCGTCCTTGGACGGGATGTAGAGCGCGTAGGCGTCGCCGTCCAGGCGGACGTGGTGCAAAAAGAAGAGGTAGTCGGGGTCGACCTCGTCGGcctcgggcgcggcggcggcggcggcggagcgggtgtAGGGTTTGCCAGGCGGCGGCATGAGGGGGGGTTTTCGGCCGCGGTCAGCTGGTTGAACCTGGTTCGGAATGGTGGAGGTGTGGAGTCCGCGAGGAGACGCAGAGTGGAAGTGGTGGTGACTGGTGACTGTGTCCGTGCCCCTTATATGGTGGGACCAGCGAGAGTTCCCATAACCTGCGCCCGAGTTCCGGAAGCTTTGAAGGATGTCAGCGGTAGAGGAAAAGTTCCGATTGTTTCGTCTTGTTTTTTTATTAGTAAAGATGCACGTATTATGTGtacatattttaaaaaattaaacccTAACAAgaattttatatttataaagaTCCAAATCGAGCGATGGATCAAATGGAGAAAAAATTGGGAGCCGACAAATTTGGACCGAAATCAAGCACCGCCACTAGCCGCGTTCACCATCCTCGATGGATTATGAAATTGGATAAATTCTGGCGAGTCAGCAGAACAAACTACGGACAATAAAAGAAAGGAGAGATCAAATCAGAACAATAATTAAAACGAATCAGTAAAACAAAAAGAAATTCAATGAAAAAATCTTGGATTCGTGGGCCAGCGTGCTGGTCCCGCTGCTCTCGTCGTCGCCGAGTCTGGACTCCAAGTCGTGGTCTTGATGCTGCTTCTACGGTGACGTCAGTGGAGACGGCGTTGTGCCGCCGCAGCCCaacggccggcctagggcagcTACGCTTGCCACCTCTACGACGGCCGCGACTCCAGCGATGGGTCCTGGAATAGCTGCGGTGCCTGCGACAGCACCACCGCCATCAACCTCCACACGCCTCCCACGGCcgcgagcagaggagggaggccGCGACGCT from Panicum virgatum strain AP13 chromosome 7N, P.virgatum_v5, whole genome shotgun sequence includes the following:
- the LOC120682188 gene encoding uncharacterized protein LOC120682188 isoform X2, whose product is MPPPGKPYTRSAAAAAAPEADEVDPDYLFFLHHVRLDGDAYALYIPSKDGASPPEVIRYEQPLPGSNVGDPVTGSEYGGQGAPSPSEGDSLVARNSPHAAPYGAASPLSSGGKRKAPEPSPRVEARSGAVPMEEDPAAPALEPAWYDSLLGIDESYRLFLRHVHVVNDGTAVLKMGNLTVHLGDDPAVDKSDAGEDQGESILASGHSGEDTVGTEEEENVEGEQEAGHGSDLQIVNVVDSDVKEEEVSEEEEGEEDTQEDKVDEEGEDWEAEALDSSGKMVEGEGKEVVPGSDLQIVNVLEFEYMEEDDGEMLSAPIKGITESQSCNREASSSKCHPAKPHNASELQGVIWPPHIIERPNSVFKKNLMEILNKPFKLEEYDRYVALATNRSPIVKERRTRHNVVYYPWKHEMGKSYFDSYPDFAEQFRLQENNYPNRLALLRGFFFWLQNVGQEDQFRPWTDDFKGYRVVSFP
- the LOC120682188 gene encoding uncharacterized protein LOC120682188 isoform X1, which gives rise to MPPPGKPYTRSAAAAAAPEADEVDPDYLFFLHHVRLDGDAYALYIPSKDGASPPEVIRYEQPLPGSNVGDPVTGSEYGGQGAPSPSEGDSLVARNSPHAAPYGAASPLSSGGKRKAPEPSPRVEARSGAVPMEEDPAAPALEPAWYDSLLGIDESYRLFLRHVHVVNDGTAVLKMGNLTVHLGDDPAVDKSDAGEDQGESILASGHSGEDTVGTEEEENVEGEQEAGHGSDLQIVNVVDSDVLVVKEEEVSEEEEGEEDTQEDKVDEEGEDWEAEALDSSGKMVEGEGKEVVPGSDLQIVNVLEFEYMEEDDGEMLSAPIKGITESQSCNREASSSKCHPAKPHNASELQGVIWPPHIIERPNSVFKKNLMEILNKPFKLEEYDRYVALATNRSPIVKERRTRHNVVYYPWKHEMGKSYFDSYPDFAEQFRLQENNYPNRLALLRGFFFWLQNVGQEDQFRPWTDDFKGYRVVSFP